A segment of the Nostoc sp. TCL26-01 genome:
CTTTTTTACCAGTGTTATGGGGCAAGCACTGAGAATTGCTGGTCAAGGTACACCAGTGTTAATTGTGCAGTTTCTCAAAGGTGGTATAAATCAAGGACAAGACAGACCAATTCAATTAGGACAACATTTAGATTGGATTCGCTGTGATTTGCCTCGTTGTATCGATACACCACATCTAGATGAGGTAGAAAATCAAGCCATCCAAAAGCTGTGGCTACACACACAACAGGTAGTGTACGCAGGTAAATATTCTCTGGTGGTGCTAGATGAGTTAAGTTTGGCAATTAACTTTGACTTAATTCCCGAAACTGATGTGATAACATTTCTGGCAAAACGTCCTGCTCATGTGGATATTATTTTGACTGGGACGGAAATGCCAAAATCTATTTTAGATGTGGCAGATCAAATTACAGAGATTCGTCGCAGTCATCGCCCCTAAACAAAATCCACAGTTCACGGTATCCTAGTATGTCGATTGGAATTACCCGTGAACTTGTGATTAAAAATGATATCTGGATTAAGGAAATGGCTCAACAAGGCATGATTGCCCCTTTTGAGCCAAGTTTAATCCGCAAAGTCCCAAAAGAACCATCTTCTACCCTGCAACCTGTCATTAGCTACGGTTTATCTTCTTATGGCTATGATATTAGGCTTTCGGCGGCTGAGTTCCGCATCTTTCGCCACATTCCGGGAACTGTAGTTGATCCGAAAAACTTTAATCCTCACAATTTGGAACCAACTTCACTACATACAGATGATGATGGCAGTTATTTTATTTTGCCGGCTCACTCTTATGGTTTGGGTGTGGCTTTAGAAAAACTAGAGGTTCCTGGTAATATTACGGTTATATGTATCGGAAAGTCTACGTATGCACGTTGCGGCATAATAGCCAACCTAACGCCTGCGGAGGCTGCTTGGCGTGGTCATTTGACACTGGAATTTTCTAATTCTTCTAGTGCTGATTGTCGTATTTATGCCAATGAAGGTGTGGTGCAATTATTATTTCTGGAGGGTGAACCCTGTGCTATTAGTTACGAAGCTCGTCAGGGTAAATATCAAGATCAGCTAGAGAAGGTGACTTTGGCAAAAGTTTAGAGGCGATCGCTCTTAACTTTATCTCTAAATGTCATTTTGGTCATAACTTGAGCAGGACTTTCTAAAAAGCTATTTGCCTGAAGAATGTTATATAAATTCACATCTTCTTCTAGCAAGCAAGCGTGTCCACTCTGAGGTAGAATTATAGCCTTGCTGTTAGGAATAATATCGCTTAACCGTGTCACTTCACTGACAGAAGGTAAAAGGCGATCGCTCGCACCAGCAATTAACAAAGTTGCTTGAGTTAAAGCACGCAACTGTTCATCACTCACATCGAATTTTCGCAACAAAGATAAGCGCCAAATTACTGTTTCTGGTGGTACAGAACGCATAGTTTTTAGCAGTTCTTGGCGAATATTCGGAGATATGCGTGGCAATGAAGCAAGAAATGGTAACAAACCCAAAGCACCCACATCATAAAGGCACTCTGGAACTAAGTAAATCAGTTGAGACATCCAATCTAACCAGGGACGCAGCTGAAACGCAGAAGCCGGGTTAATCAGAATCAGGCGTTTAAATAAATGTGGTGCTTGAATGGCTACTTTCATCGCCAAGCAACCCCCAAAGGACTCACCACACAAGTAAACTATTCTCTGGGAACTTTTCTCTAATTCTGCATGGATTAAATCTAAAACGTTACTAGTTAAGACTTCCCAACTAGTTAAATCTTGCCGAGGGATAGCCAAACACCGCACATCAAAGCCAGTTTCTAATCCCGCAGTTTGCGATCGCAATAACTGACCGGTTCCATCCATTCCTGGCAAATACACAAACAACGGGTACTCAGGTTGTACTCGTCGAGGAGCAAGGAAACACGGTTTTAGTTCAACTTCTGCCATTGCAAAATTTCAATTCAACTTCCTGATTCTCTAAACTCTACCCTATGGCTAACCCAAACTCTGTGTAAATTAGATAATCATCTCTAATAGATACAATCATAAAATTAAAGTTCCTATAAAGTCA
Coding sequences within it:
- the dcd gene encoding dCTP deaminase, yielding MAQQGMIAPFEPSLIRKVPKEPSSTLQPVISYGLSSYGYDIRLSAAEFRIFRHIPGTVVDPKNFNPHNLEPTSLHTDDDGSYFILPAHSYGLGVALEKLEVPGNITVICIGKSTYARCGIIANLTPAEAAWRGHLTLEFSNSSSADCRIYANEGVVQLLFLEGEPCAISYEARQGKYQDQLEKVTLAKV
- a CDS encoding P-loop NTPase family protein, with product MVAQLETPSANQSHSLPYPLEGLVQVFTSSHRNFFTSVMGQALRIAGQGTPVLIVQFLKGGINQGQDRPIQLGQHLDWIRCDLPRCIDTPHLDEVENQAIQKLWLHTQQVVYAGKYSLVVLDELSLAINFDLIPETDVITFLAKRPAHVDIILTGTEMPKSILDVADQITEIRRSHRP
- a CDS encoding alpha/beta fold hydrolase, which codes for MAEVELKPCFLAPRRVQPEYPLFVYLPGMDGTGQLLRSQTAGLETGFDVRCLAIPRQDLTSWEVLTSNVLDLIHAELEKSSQRIVYLCGESFGGCLAMKVAIQAPHLFKRLILINPASAFQLRPWLDWMSQLIYLVPECLYDVGALGLLPFLASLPRISPNIRQELLKTMRSVPPETVIWRLSLLRKFDVSDEQLRALTQATLLIAGASDRLLPSVSEVTRLSDIIPNSKAIILPQSGHACLLEEDVNLYNILQANSFLESPAQVMTKMTFRDKVKSDRL